A single genomic interval of Leptospirales bacterium harbors:
- a CDS encoding adenylate/guanylate cyclase domain-containing protein gives MRVPFALKIGGAMSILALFISGASVFFIYTQARELTLTLIGSRLKDLGGAGVYLFTPEDRRQLKLLRDEIYAQGRYAELGQQIEKLGEEDKLPVLDQARQDSLMASAGFQHIVQLLRQVRQGSDRHLRPYGELPIREEILAQAGRSNRKAPSVAYAYIYVPAPGELGKKYIIYVADGDYLPYDANHDGDFEDEADYEGNPTGNLVLRPTAEMQQAYDNRQPVAGREWDTDAWGTWLSGYVPILDEDGSVIAVLGMDYDVRSEANKVAFIRNMSIGVVVVALLLAVALSMLLARWITRPVNALASGAERVAQRDFSTQVVVSSSDELGVLAGAFNNMVGEIREYSQNMEALNSAFERFVPKEFLQQIGQENVVGVRLGDQVQREMTILFSDIRSFTTLSEAMTPKENFDFLNGYLGRVSPLIRSNHGFIDKYIGDAIMALFPRRVDDAVENAIQMLAQVADYNARRAEQGQAAIRIGVGLHTGNLMLGTIGEERRMEGTVISDAVNLASRLEGLTKNFGASILISESSLQKLNNPAGVLSRCLGKVRVKGKTEPVLVYEIYNGDSAEQIDLKNAALGPFSEALALFQRGKLGDAGLVFQEILGKNPADRAAAAYLQRCQRRAVLS, from the coding sequence ATGCGCGTTCCATTTGCACTCAAAATTGGCGGGGCCATGTCGATTCTGGCCCTGTTCATCAGCGGCGCCAGCGTCTTCTTCATCTATACTCAGGCCCGCGAGCTGACGCTCACATTGATTGGTTCCCGGCTGAAGGACCTTGGCGGCGCCGGCGTATATTTGTTCACGCCTGAAGATCGACGTCAGCTGAAGCTGCTGCGCGATGAGATCTATGCCCAGGGGCGCTATGCCGAGCTGGGTCAGCAGATCGAGAAGTTGGGCGAAGAGGACAAACTGCCAGTACTGGACCAGGCGCGGCAGGATAGTCTGATGGCCAGTGCAGGTTTTCAGCACATTGTTCAGCTGCTGCGCCAGGTACGTCAGGGATCAGATCGTCACCTTCGACCCTACGGCGAGCTGCCCATCCGCGAGGAAATCCTGGCCCAGGCTGGCCGCAGCAATCGCAAGGCGCCCTCTGTCGCCTACGCCTACATCTACGTGCCGGCGCCAGGCGAACTTGGCAAAAAGTACATCATCTATGTTGCAGACGGAGACTATCTGCCCTATGACGCCAACCACGACGGCGATTTTGAAGATGAAGCCGACTACGAAGGCAATCCGACCGGCAATCTGGTCCTGCGCCCAACGGCGGAGATGCAGCAGGCCTACGACAATCGGCAACCGGTAGCCGGCCGCGAGTGGGACACGGACGCATGGGGTACATGGCTATCCGGCTACGTCCCGATTCTTGATGAAGATGGCTCAGTCATCGCCGTGCTGGGCATGGACTACGATGTGCGCAGCGAGGCCAATAAGGTCGCCTTTATCCGTAATATGAGCATCGGCGTCGTTGTCGTCGCCCTGCTGCTGGCAGTGGCTCTTTCCATGCTTCTGGCCCGCTGGATCACCCGTCCGGTCAACGCGCTGGCCTCGGGCGCCGAACGCGTAGCGCAACGCGATTTTTCGACGCAAGTCGTTGTCTCCTCGAGCGATGAACTTGGCGTGCTGGCGGGCGCCTTTAACAATATGGTCGGCGAGATTCGTGAGTATTCGCAAAACATGGAGGCCTTGAATAGCGCCTTTGAACGCTTTGTGCCCAAGGAATTCCTGCAGCAGATTGGACAGGAAAACGTAGTGGGCGTGCGCCTGGGCGATCAGGTGCAGCGCGAGATGACGATTCTCTTTTCCGATATCCGCAGCTTTACTACTCTGTCAGAGGCAATGACGCCGAAAGAGAACTTTGATTTTCTCAATGGATACCTTGGCCGTGTAAGCCCGCTGATTCGCAGCAATCATGGTTTTATTGATAAGTATATCGGCGACGCAATTATGGCGCTCTTTCCGCGCCGCGTCGATGATGCTGTTGAAAATGCCATCCAGATGCTGGCACAGGTAGCGGACTACAATGCCAGGCGAGCAGAGCAGGGACAGGCGGCTATCCGCATTGGCGTCGGCCTACATACCGGGAACCTGATGCTGGGTACGATTGGCGAAGAGCGCCGCATGGAGGGTACTGTCATTTCCGACGCTGTCAATCTGGCCTCGCGCCTGGAAGGGCTGACCAAGAATTTTGGGGCCAGCATATTGATTTCGGAAAGCAGTTTGCAGAAGCTCAACAATCCGGCCGGCGTACTTTCGCGCTGCCTGGGCAAGGTGCGAGTCAAAGGCAAAACCGAGCCAGTGCTGGTCTATGAGATTTACAATGGCGACAGCGCCGAGCAAATTGATCTCAAAAATGCGGCGCTGGGTCCATTTTCCGAGGCGCTGGCCTTGTTTCAGCGTGGAAAGCTGGGCGACGCCGGACTGGTCTTCCAGGAAATACTGGGCAAGAATCCCGCCGACCGGGCGGCGGCCGCTTACCTGCAACGCTGCCAGCGGCGCGCTGTACTTTCCTGA
- a CDS encoding septal ring lytic transglycosylase RlpA family protein yields MKIGKQLRCTLTVAAALLASACSTTTIQTGGAQYAGQSYADSERSPGDPESRFFNELSDQDAAFAGNPQLAAADCNCQQRAPDGAERSLAERPADNTDSSRSAASVEQHPDTTAANSEVQGGQDSFFSQTTGAVSGGAGALPAASAGDAPQYGDYSQTGVASWYGRDFDGKPTASGELFDSRKLTAAHRSIPLGSIVLVRNLSNNKEVLVTVNDRGPFVEGRVLDLSEYGAELLGYKEQGLARVGIRVVRVGQGQTRSDGATHAFFGAGQEATPPSAQELHAAEVRDEMAMARFYSVQVGLFADLRNARNMERFLQSYGQPIQVLRRGEQYVVKVGQFREREQAEQLKGQLGAEGYSAFISGPIQ; encoded by the coding sequence ATGAAGATTGGCAAACAACTGCGATGTACTTTGACCGTAGCAGCCGCGCTCCTGGCAAGCGCCTGCAGCACGACAACGATCCAGACCGGCGGCGCACAGTACGCTGGCCAGAGCTATGCCGATTCAGAGCGCAGTCCGGGCGATCCTGAGTCGCGATTTTTCAACGAACTCAGCGATCAAGATGCGGCCTTTGCCGGCAACCCGCAGCTGGCCGCTGCAGATTGCAATTGCCAGCAGCGTGCGCCGGACGGCGCGGAGCGCAGCCTTGCGGAAAGGCCGGCAGATAATACGGATAGCTCGCGGAGCGCAGCGTCAGTCGAGCAGCATCCCGACACAACGGCAGCCAACAGCGAAGTTCAGGGCGGCCAGGATTCCTTCTTTTCTCAGACCACCGGCGCCGTTTCGGGGGGCGCGGGCGCGCTTCCTGCCGCTTCCGCTGGCGATGCGCCGCAGTATGGCGACTATTCGCAAACCGGAGTGGCTTCTTGGTACGGGCGCGACTTTGATGGAAAGCCAACTGCCAGCGGCGAACTCTTTGACAGTCGTAAACTAACCGCGGCGCATCGAAGCATACCCCTGGGCAGCATCGTACTGGTGCGCAACCTATCGAACAACAAGGAAGTCCTGGTGACGGTCAACGATCGCGGCCCCTTCGTCGAGGGGCGCGTTCTGGATTTGAGCGAATACGGAGCGGAGCTGCTTGGCTACAAGGAGCAGGGTCTGGCGCGCGTTGGCATTCGTGTCGTCCGCGTCGGTCAGGGGCAAACACGCAGCGACGGCGCGACCCACGCCTTTTTTGGCGCCGGACAGGAAGCGACGCCGCCTTCCGCCCAGGAACTGCATGCCGCCGAGGTGCGCGACGAAATGGCCATGGCGCGCTTCTATTCGGTTCAGGTAGGGCTATTTGCCGATCTGCGCAATGCCCGCAATATGGAGCGCTTTTTGCAGAGCTATGGGCAGCCGATTCAGGTGCTGCGTCGCGGCGAACAATATGTCGTAAAAGTGGGGCAGTTTCGCGAACGAGAGCAGGCTGAGCAGCTCAAGGGGCAGCTGGGCGCCGAGGGCTACAGCGCCTTTATCAGCGGGCCGATCCAGTAG